In one Macaca nemestrina isolate mMacNem1 chromosome 2, mMacNem.hap1, whole genome shotgun sequence genomic region, the following are encoded:
- the LOC105470228 gene encoding thioredoxin reductase 3 isoform X1 — translation MIFSKSYCPHSTRVKELFSSLGVECNVLELDQVDDGAKVQEVLSEITNQKTVPNVFVNKVHVGGCDQTFQAYQSGLLQKLLQEDSAYDYDLIIVGGGSGGLSCAKEAAILGKKVMVLDFVVPSPQGTSWGLGGTCVNVGCIPKKLMHQAALLGQALCDSRKFGWEYNQQVKHNWETMTKAIQNHISSLNWGYRLSLREKAVAYVNSYGEFVEHHKIKATNKKGQETYYTAAQFVIATGERPRYLGIQGDKEYCITSDDLFSLPYCPGKTLVVGASYVALECAGFLAGFGLDVTVMVRSILLRGFDQEMAEKVGSYMEQHGVKFLRKFIPVMIQQLEKGSPGKLKVLAKSTEGTETIEGVYNTVLLAIGRDSCTRKMGLEKIGVKINEKSGKIPVNDVEQTSVPYVYAVGDVSEGKPELTPVAIQSGKLLARRLFGASLEKCDYINVPTTVFTPLEYGCCGLAEEKAIEVYKKENLEIYHTLFWPLEWTVAGRENNTCYAKIICNKLDHDRVIGFHILGPNAGEVTQGFAAAMKCGLTKQLLDDTIGIHPTCGEVFTTLEITKSSGLDITQKGC, via the exons atgaTGGGGCCAAGGTTCAAGAAGTGCTGTCAGAAATCACTAATCAGAAAACTGTGCCCAATGTTTTTGTGAATAAAGTGCATGTAGGTGGATGTGACCAAACTTTCCAG GCATATCAGAGTGGTTTGTTACAGAAGCTCCTTCAGGAAGATTCAGCATATGATTATGATCTCATCATTGTTGGTGGTGGTTCTGGCGGCCTTTCATGTGCAAAG gAAGCTGCAATTTTGGGAAAGAAAGTTATGGTGCTAGACTTTGTTGTCCCGTCACCTCAGGGCACATCCTGGG gtCTTGGTGGCACTTGTGTAAATGTAGGTTGTATTCCTAAGAAATTGATGCATCAGGCTGCCCTTTTGGGGCAGGCATTGTGTGACTCGAGGAAATTTGGCTGGGAGTATAATCAACAAG TGAAGCACAACTGGGAGACGATGACAAAAGCGATTCAGAACCACATCAGCTCTCTAAACTGGGGCTACAGGTTGTCTCTGAGGGAAAAGGCTGTGGCCTATGTCAATTCCTATGGAGAATTTGTTGAACATCATAAAATAAAg GCAACCAATAAAAAAGGACAGGAGACTTATTATACTGCTGCACAGTTTGTCATAGCAACGGGTGAAAGGCCACGATATTTAGGAATCCAAGGAGATAAAGAATACTGTATTACTAG tgatgACCTTTTTTCTCTGCCTTACTGCCCTGGCAAAACATTAGTGGTGGGTGCCTCTTATGTCGCCCTGGAGTGTGCAGGGTTTCTGGCTGGCTTTGGCCTAGATGTCACAGTTATGGTACGCTCAATCCTTCTCCGTGGCTTCGACCAAGAAATGGCAGAAAAAGTGGGTTCCTACATGGAGCAGCATGGTGTGAAGTTCCTACGGAAATTCATACCTGTGATG ATTCAACAGTTGGAGAAAGGTTCACCTGGAAAGCTGAAAGTATTGGCTAAATCCACGGAAGGAACAGAAACAATCGAAGGAGTCTATAACAca GTTTTGTTAGCTATTGGTCGTGACTCCTGTACAAGGAAAATGGGCTTGGAGAAGATTGGTGTCAAAATTAATGAGAA GAGTGGAAAAATACCTGTAAATGATGTGGAACAGACCAGTGTGCCATATGTCTATGCTGTTGGGGATGTTTCGGAGGGTAAGCCAGAGCTCACTCCTGTCGCCATACAGTCAGGCAAGCTGCTAGCTCGGAGACTTTTTGGGGCCTCTTTAGAAAAG TGTGATTATATTAATGTTCCGACTACGGTGTTTACTCCTCTGGAGTATGGTTGCTGCGGATTAGCTGAAGAAAAAGCTATTGAAGTATATAAAAAAGAGAATCTAGAA ATATATCATACTTTGTTCTGGCCTCTTGAATGGACAGTAGCTGGCAGAGAGAACAACACTTGTTACGCGAAGATAATCTGCAATAAATTAGACCAT GATCGGGTGATAGGATTTCATATTCTTGGACCAAATGCCGGTGAGGTTACCCAAGGATTTGCAGCTGCAATGAAATGTGGGCTCACAAAACAGCTACTTGATGACACCATTGGAATTCACCCCACATGTGGGGAG